From Hymenobacter sediminicola:
GCTTTGCGCCCCGCGAGATTCTGCGCCTGTTTATGGGCGTCAGCATTACCCGGCTCACGCGTATGGCATTCAGCCGCTATGGTCTGCTCAATCTGGGCGCGGTAGAGCAACTGTTCGCGCAGCACCTCGGGGCCGACTGCACTTTCGCCGACCTGAAAACGCCGCTGACACTGGTGGCTACCGACCTGACGGAAGGTGCTTCGGTGTATTTCTCTGAAGGCCCCCTGATTCAGCCGCTGCTGGCCTCGTCGGCGGTGCCAGTGCTGTACCGGCCCGTAGAGTACCAGGGGCGGCAACTGGTAGACGGCGGCCTGCTCAATAACCTGCCCGTAGATGCGCTGCTGGGCCTGGGCTGGCCCGTAGTGGCCGTCAACTGCATCCCGACCAACCGCGCGGCGCGGGTCACGAGCTTCCGGAGTCTGGTGGAGCGCACGTTAAACTTGGTGATTGGGGCCAACAGCATGCTTAGCAAACTGCAATGCGACTTGCTCCTGGAGCCGGACGAATTGCGCACCTACCGCCCGTTGGACTACCAGCGCGGGCAGGAGCTGTTTGACATCGGTTACCGCCACACCCTGGCGCAGGCCACTGAGCTGGCGGCCCTGGTGGCAAAGTAGGTAGGCCACTACGGGGCAGCCAGAGCAGGCTGCGGCTTCACGCACTTATTTTCCTAGTTTTGACTTCTGGCAGCGTTTTCTCACCCCGCTGTTTTTTACTTCCTGCATGGCCTCTCGCAAGACCTCCACTTTCTGGTACTACATTTCTAAAGCAATTTTTGCCGTAGCTGGCTGGCGGCTGGGGCCACAGGTTCCGCCCGAAATCAAGAAGAGCATGATGATTGCCGCGCCGCACACCAGCAACTGGGACTTCATCTTTGCCCGCGCCGCGTTTTTCCTCATGGACGTGGATGTGCGGCTTACCATCAAGAAGGAGTGGACTACCATTCCGCTGCTGGGCGGGCTGGTTCGCTCGTTGGGCGGCTTGGCTGTGGACCGCAGCAAGAACAACAGCCTCGTGGATGGCATGGTGCAGCTGTTTAAGGAGCGCAACGAGTTAGTGATTCTCATTACGCCAGAAGGCACGCGCAACTACCAGCCCAAGTGGCGCAAAGGATTCTACCATGCAGCCATGGGCGCGGGCGTCCCCATTCTGCTCGGTTACCTCGATTATAAAAACAAGGAGGCCGGCGTGGGCCCCGCGTTCTGGCCCACCGGCGACTACGAAAAGGACTTGGAGGAAATTAAAGCCTTCTACCGTACCAAGCAGGGCCGCTTCCCCGAAAAAGGTGTACGTTAGGTCCTGCTGCTCTGCAGAGCCAGGAAACTGTCTGACAACCCACAAAACCAGGCTTACGGCTCATTTTGCCGGTAAGCCAGCCATTTGCTCCCATGGAAAAGATACAAACCTTGCTTTGGATACTGTTGGGGCTGGGCGCGTTTATCTGGCGCATGGTGCAGAAGGCGCGCGCCACCACGCAGCAGGAACGGCAGGAGCGCCGCTACTCCCGCCCCGATCCGGAGGGGAGGCCCCGCCCGGTAGCGCCGGGTTTGCCCGCTACGTCGTTTGAGGAATTGCTTCGGCAAATGCAGGCCCAGAACCAGCAAAATAGGCCCTCGGCTGCCGAAACCACCACTCCGGCTGGCAGGCCCTTGCCTCAGGAGGGGGCACCAGCGGCGCGCAGCCTGGAGCGCACCCGGCAAGCCGCTAAATCGTTGGAAGCTACTGCGGAAGCCCGCTCACTGGAAGTGCCGCTGCACGAAGCCCGCCGGGCGTCTGACCTGTCGCGCGCTAGCGCCCGCCCGGTTTCCAACGACTACTGGACCCGGCAGCAAGCCCAGGACAAAGAGCCCGCCCGTAATACTGTAACCGATATGCTGCGCCAGCCCGCCAACCTGCGAGCTGCCTTCGTATTGAGCGAGATTTTGAAACCCAAGTTTTGATTGCGGTAAAGCCACATCTACCAAACCAGCAGATGCTATAATAGAAAAGGCCCCACCTGATAAGGTGGGGCCTTTTCTGTGAATACGTTGGGCTTATTTTTCTGACTTACGGCAGGACTAGTCCTGCGTAAGAGCGTAGCTGACAAGGTTGGCGCCCATTTTCAGGGCTGCTTCGTGTGTGGCGGGCGTGTCTTCGGGATAGGTGCCGAGGTCTTCCCAGCCGTTGCCCAGGTCACACTCATAGCTATAGAAACACACCAGCCGGCCTTTGTAGAGTAGCCCGAAGCCTTGGGGGCGCTTGCCGTCATGCTCATGTATTTTGGGCAAGCCACGCGGAAACTGGTACTTCTGGTGATAGATGGGGTGGGAGA
This genomic window contains:
- a CDS encoding 1-acyl-sn-glycerol-3-phosphate acyltransferase; its protein translation is MASRKTSTFWYYISKAIFAVAGWRLGPQVPPEIKKSMMIAAPHTSNWDFIFARAAFFLMDVDVRLTIKKEWTTIPLLGGLVRSLGGLAVDRSKNNSLVDGMVQLFKERNELVILITPEGTRNYQPKWRKGFYHAAMGAGVPILLGYLDYKNKEAGVGPAFWPTGDYEKDLEEIKAFYRTKQGRFPEKGVR
- a CDS encoding patatin-like phospholipase family protein; amino-acid sequence: MPDASLSLPNNIAPVKGLALALSGGGARGIAHLGVLAALDELQLPIGHIAGVSSGAIAGAFYAAGFAPREILRLFMGVSITRLTRMAFSRYGLLNLGAVEQLFAQHLGADCTFADLKTPLTLVATDLTEGASVYFSEGPLIQPLLASSAVPVLYRPVEYQGRQLVDGGLLNNLPVDALLGLGWPVVAVNCIPTNRAARVTSFRSLVERTLNLVIGANSMLSKLQCDLLLEPDELRTYRPLDYQRGQELFDIGYRHTLAQATELAALVAK